In a single window of the Balaenoptera acutorostrata chromosome 3, mBalAcu1.1, whole genome shotgun sequence genome:
- the LOC130707587 gene encoding 10 kDa heat shock protein, mitochondrial-like: MAGQAFRKFLPLFDRVLVERSAPEVVTKGGIMLPEKSQGKVLQAMVVAVGSGSKGKGGEIQPVSVKVGDKVLLPEYGGTKVVLDDKDSFLFRDGDVLGKYVD; encoded by the coding sequence ATGGCAGGACAggcatttagaaagtttcttcccctctttgaccGAGTATTAGTTGAAAGAAGTGCACCCGAAGTTGTAACCAAAGGAGGCATTATGCTTCCAGAAAAATCGCAAGGAAAAGTATTGCAAGCAATGGTAGTAGCTGTTGGATCAGGCTCTAAAGGAAAGGGTGGAGAGATTCAACCAGTTAGTGTGAAAGTTGGAGATAAAGTTCTTCTCCCAGAATATGGAGGCACCAAAGTAGTTCTAGATGACAAGGATTCTTTCTTATTTAGAGATGGTGACGTTCTTGGAAAATATGTCGACTAA